TGATTTAAAAAGTTTTTTTACGGGCATTTGTTTTATTAAATGGGGAGGTTTTTTGTCCTTTTCCCTCAAGTTCGGGGAGAGATCGTTGGGTTCTATGGTACTGCCTTTGACAAAATTGGCAACACGCTCAATGACATTCTCGAGTTCACGTACATTTCCCGGCCATGTGTGGTGAAGCAGGATCTTCATTGCATCGTCTGAAATATCCTGGATACCGGACCCAAGGATATGATTATATTTTTCAACAAAAAAATGAGCCAGAAGGATGATGTCCTGGGGTCGTTCCCGTAGCGGTGGAATATGGAAATGAATAACATTCAATCGATAATAAAGATCCCCCCGAAAACGTTTCTCCTGAACCATTTTGTATAAATCCTGATTGGTAGCGGCAATAACACGGAAGTTGACTCTGATTGTTTCATTAGAACCAACGGGCTCAAAGGATCTATCCTGGAGTACACGCAACAACTTACTCTGTAAACTAGGACTCATGTCTCCTATTTCATCCAAAAAAAGAGTTCCGCCATCTGCCATGGCAAGTTTACCCTGCCTTCCATTTTTTTGAGCACCTGTAAAAGCGCCCGGGGCATAACCGAAAAATTCAGATTCAAGCAGATCGGCGGGAATGGCGGCACAATTTACCTTAACAAGCCGCTTATACCTGCCGACACCAGCTTCATGGATGGATTGTGCCATCAATTCTTTTCCAGTACCGCTCTCTCCTGTGAGTAGGATGCTTGAAGAACCACGGGCCGCAATCTCGGCTCTTTCTTTAATCTTTTTAAATGTTTCATGGGAGGTTATAATCTGATCAAAGGTAATGCTGTTGTTACTGCCATTACGAATCTGGTTTTTATAATAGGCAACTTTTTGATCAAGACCTATTAACTTCCTGGCCAGATTACGGACATCTTTGAAGTCACTAAATAAGATTTTACCCACCGCACCAAGAACCTTACCATCACGCATAATGGGCATTCTTGAAACTACATAGGGTGTCCCACCTATAAACTGCAACTGATGGAGTTCAGCAACACCGGTTTTGGCTACTTCATGCAGACGGGAATCTTTAAAAATTTTATCCACCGGTTTACCAATCATAGTTTCCACAGGTTTGTGAAAAAAATCCGCTGCCGTCTGATTAACCATGGTGATAATACCTTTTTTATCAACGACAATGATTCCATCATAGGCAATTTCCAATACGGATTGGAGGGTATCATAAAGTTTTGTAACACTTTCAAGTTCCGAAGCTATGCAGTCCAGATCAGTCAAATCCTGGAATATTATTATCGCCCCACTGACATTCCCCATATTTATAATGGGTGTAATGTTGCATAACAAACTATGATCTCTATGGGTCGATTTTATGCCTATGGAAACCATACTTTTTGCAAGCACATCTTCAAGTTCAAGTCCCTGGAAACTCAGTGGCACCGGTTTTCCATGAGCTTGGGATGCTGTGATACCGAAAAGTTTTTCAGCTGTTTTATTAATTCTGGTAACCAGTCCCCTGGAATCCACAGCCACAAGACCGTTATGCATGCTATCCAGAATAACCTGCATCTGTTTATTCAATATCGTTTCATTTTCAAACATAGCCATTATCCAGCGCGCTTTGGTAAAGATGCCCACCACCTTTTTCTTGTCATTGAGCACTAGAGCAGTACCCACCCTGCTGTTTTTCACAATTTCAGTGACTTCATCATAGGACATATCTTCACGAAGGGTTACCACATCTTTTTTAATAAAAAAACCATCCACCGGAGTATTTGGCAACTTACCGGCCGCCAAGGCATCATAGAGATTGGCTTTGGTCATTAATCCCATCAATCGACCATCGGCCCCGATGACCGGCAATCCGTCCAATTTATATCGGCGCATGACCAAAGCTGTCCTTTGTAAGTCATCTCCAGGAGATAAAGATTCAAAGGAACGCGTCATGATATTTAAAACAGTTAAATCCTGCATGAAAACCCCTTTAGCTTGAATGTTTTACGTTAGTTTATATTGTACTAAATCGACAATTTGCTGTCGATGTCATTTAATGTTTTGATTTTACAGTTAAGATGATCCATGCAAGCGCTAACAAGAGATATCTATTTTTTACACTTACCTCAGATATGTCTTTTTGGGTAGTTTGATAATAAAACTCAAGACGAATCCTACAGTCAAGACCATTCCTCCAATTAGGAAAGCAACGGAGTAACCACCGGTAACATCGTATATATATTCGGATGAGCTTATGCCGAAGAATTCCGAATTAATCATAATGATGGCAGGAACGGCTCCTTCGTATGTGAAACCGAAAAGCATTGCAATCATATAAAATGCCCACAAACTTTCTGCCCGGATCAAAGAAAACAGCAAGAGCGCCTGGACAATCATGCATAAAGCGAGCATGGCTTTGCTTCCTATTTTATCACAGGCTCTGCCGATAATAATCCTTCCCACTATTCCGCTACCACCTATCAGGGTAATTATAAGCAGCCCGTAGTGGCTCGATCCCAATATCTTCTAAATGTGCCACTAAATGTGTCGTTATAATGGAAATCCCGAGAACCAAAGCAATAAATATGTAAAGCAACAAATGAAATAATGAATCGCGGTCCATATCTGTCGGTTAACCGCCCAGTGATAATGGAAAATATTTCGTGAATTACCATGTAAACAAAGACAACTCCGGTTGTCGCGGCCTTGCTCTAGTCAAGACTCATAGATATAGGTTTTACAAATACTCCAAAGGAATAATATGTGCCATAAAGGATAAATACCAGTAAGAAGCTCGCTATCACAACAATCCAGCTCTGGATGATATTCTTTCTATCCGCTTCTTCAAAAGCAGCATGGCTGAAGCGATTTCTATCTGTGAAAGGCATCTGTGTTTCCTTCCT
This genomic window from Thermodesulfobacteriota bacterium contains:
- a CDS encoding sigma 54-interacting transcriptional regulator, translated to MQDLTVLNIMTRSFESLSPGDDLQRTALVMRRYKLDGLPVIGADGRLMGLMTKANLYDALAAGKLPNTPVDGFFIKKDVVTLREDMSYDEVTEIVKNSRVGTALVLNDKKKVVGIFTKARWIMAMFENETILNKQMQVILDSMHNGLVAVDSRGLVTRINKTAEKLFGITASQAHGKPVPLSFQGLELEDVLAKSMVSIGIKSTHRDHSLLCNITPIINMGNVSGAIIIFQDLTDLDCIASELESVTKLYDTLQSVLEIAYDGIIVVDKKGIITMVNQTAADFFHKPVETMIGKPVDKIFKDSRLHEVAKTGVAELHQLQFIGGTPYVVSRMPIMRDGKVLGAVGKILFSDFKDVRNLARKLIGLDQKVAYYKNQIRNGSNNSITFDQIITSHETFKKIKERAEIAARGSSSILLTGESGTGKELMAQSIHEAGVGRYKRLVKVNCAAIPADLLESEFFGYAPGAFTGAQKNGRQGKLAMADGGTLFLDEIGDMSPSLQSKLLRVLQDRSFEPVGSNETIRVNFRVIAATNQDLYKMVQEKRFRGDLYYRLNVIHFHIPPLRERPQDIILLAHFFVEKYNHILGSGIQDISDDAMKILLHHTWPGNVRELENVIERVANFVKGSTIEPNDLSPNLREKDKKPPHLIKQMPVKKLFKSSRENYEKLTIQAALKKTDGNKAQAARILGISRSWLYTKMSRVGL